CGGGCTTGCTGCAGTTGTTGTTGAATTGCCTCTACATCCATCAGCGGTTGCAGAATTTCGCCGCTGGCACTGACCCGCTCGCAGACTTCAATCACGCGATCGTAGAGTGGCTCCGGTTGCTGAATGATTCGCGCAAAAATGTTGGGGCGATTCTGGTAGCCAATCCGCAGCGCATCGCCAAAACCTTGGGTGATCAACAGCACAGTGCGATCGCCCTTGCGTTCCAGCAAGGCGTTGGTGGCAACAGTGGTGCCCATCTTCACTGCCGCGATCGCCGCAACGGGAAGCGGTTGATCCGCCGTCAGTCCCAGACAGTCGCGAATGCCTTGGAGCGCTGCATCCTCGTAGCGATCGGGATTCTCCGAGAGCAGCTTGTGCGCCATCAACGTGCCATCAGGACGCTGGGCCACAATGTCGGTAAAAGTGCCGCCGCGATCGATCCAAAACTGCCATTGACTGCCATTGGCGACCGGAGCGGGCATAGTGAAGGAGAGACTGAAGACGAGCCTCTCCATTGTTGATGATGCTGACCCCGGCTCACAGACTTCAGCTTTGCCCTGCCGACCTGCCGTGAAGCGAGTGACCGATCCCAGCCGAGTTGAAGCCCTGCTGGCCGAATTGCGGCAGGAATTTGACCGCCTCCGCCAAGAGCAGGAGCGCGGTCGGGATCTGCGATCGCTGCTGCGGGCCGTCTCGGTCGACGATCTGGCGCAGACACTCTACCAGTCGCTCGATCCGCAGCAACTCAAACGGTTGCAGCGCCGCTTGGAAAGCTATCAATGCCAAGAAGAAGGCTGGGATGAGCTCGAGCGGGATATTGAAAAGCTGGTGCCGCTGCCTTGGACGCTGATTCGACAGTTCATCTTGGGCTTGGCTCAGCAAAAATTCTCGGCGGTGCAAACTCCAGAGGATTTGGCCGCTTGTTTGGCCGACGAATATGCTGTTCGGCTGGATCTGCGTCAGAAAACTGACTGGTTCCGAGCGTGGGCGCTACTGCGCTACGGCCTCAGTGCCGGCACGGTGCTAAACAATCCGCCCCACAGTATCCACCAGTTTGTGGAGCAGGCGATGCAGTTTGGGGCGCAGCAACGGCGATCGCGATCGCAGCAGCATCAATCCCCCCCGCAGAATCGCCAAACCTCAAAGTCACCGACGTCCGGCGCTGAAGTCCCAGCGGCTGCGACTGTCTTGGGTTTGCCCTGGCCAACCACCCTGC
The sequence above is a segment of the Synechococcus elongatus PCC 11801 genome. Coding sequences within it:
- a CDS encoding J domain-containing protein, giving the protein MKRVTDPSRVEALLAELRQEFDRLRQEQERGRDLRSLLRAVSVDDLAQTLYQSLDPQQLKRLQRRLESYQCQEEGWDELERDIEKLVPLPWTLIRQFILGLAQQKFSAVQTPEDLAACLADEYAVRLDLRQKTDWFRAWALLRYGLSAGTVLNNPPHSIHQFVEQAMQFGAQQRRSRSQQHQSPPQNRQTSKSPTSGAEVPAAATVLGLPWPTTLQELKATYRRLAKANHPDLGGDPDRFQQIQHAYEELRSVMQ